In Erigeron canadensis isolate Cc75 chromosome 6, C_canadensis_v1, whole genome shotgun sequence, the following are encoded in one genomic region:
- the LOC122605358 gene encoding ATPase GET3B-like, whose product MSAAAYTLLRRVANPQSRAYYCHVTSLSTTINTQIPPPHFSQVRSLASDAKSLSVFDKMIAGNQRKYYMLGGKGGVGKTSCAASLAVKFANYGHPTIVVSTDPAHSLSDSFDQDLTGGRLVPIQGLDSPLFGLEINPEKTKEDFRSVSQNNGGAGVRDMMESMGLGMAAEQFGDFNLAELLDITPPGVDEAIAISKVMEFVDSPEYSKFTRIVFDTAPTGHTLRLLSLPDFMDTSIGKMMKMKQKIASATSAIKSVFGKQQQPLVEDPTDKLQKLREKMANVRALFRDSETTEFVIVTIPTVMAIKESSRLHASLKKESVPVQRLVVNQLLPAAATDCKFCLMRRKDQMRALDMIKNDPELASLALLEAPLVDMEIRGIPALRFMGDMVWK is encoded by the exons ATGTCAGCAGCAGCCTACACTCTGCTTCGTCGCGTTGCTAACCCACAATCCAGAGCTTACTACTGCCACGTCACCTCACTCTCAACTACCATCAACACTCAAATACCGCCACCTCATTTTTCTCAAG TGAGGTCATTGGCAAGTGATGCAAAATCTCTTTCAGTATTTGATAAGATGATTGCGGGTAATCAGAGAAAATATTACATGTTGGGTGGAAAAGGAGGTGTTGGAAAGACAAGTTGTGCCGCATCCCTTGCTGTTAAGTTTGCCAATTACGGCCATCCTACCATTGTAGTGTCTACAGACCCTGCTCACTCTTTAAGCGATTCCTTTGATCAG GATTTGACTGGTGGGAGACTAGTTCCAATTCAAGGATTGGATTCGCCTTTATTTGGACTTGAG ATTAATCCAGAGAAAACAAAGGAAGATTTCCGCAGTGTGTCTCAAAACAATGGTGGTGCTGGTGTTAGAGATATGATGGAAAGCATGGGACTTGGAATGGCTGCTGAGCAG TTCGGAGACTTCAATTTGGCAGAGCTTTTGGATATAACTCCTCCTGGTGTAGATGAAGCTATTGCAATATCAAAG GTAATGGAGTTTGTTGATTCACCAGAATACAGTAAGTTTACAAGGATAGTGTTTGACACAGCACCCACG GGTCATACACTTAGGCTTTTGTCTTTGCCAGACTTCATGGATACATCAATAGGCAAAATGATGAAG ATGAAACAGAAGATTGCTTCTGCAACTTCTGCCATTAAATCTGTATTTGGGAAACAGCAGCAACCACTTGTTGAAGACCCT ACTGACAAGCTACAGAAGTTGAGGGAAAAGATGGCAAATGTGAGAGCTCTTTTTCGTGACTCGGAGACTACAGAATTTGTTATTGTGACTATCCCTACG GTTATGGCAATAAAAGAGTCCTCGAGGCTACATGCATCTTTGAAGAAAGAAAGTGTCCCTGTTCAAAGACTTGTAGTTAATCAATTATTACCAGCAGCTGCAACAGACTGCAAGTTTTGCTTGATGAGAAGAAAG GATCAAATGCGTGCCCTTGATATGATCAAGAACGATCCAGAATTGGCTAGTTTAGCTCTACTTGAAGCACCACTGGTTGATATGGAGATAAGAGGAATCCCGGCTCTCCGGTTCATGGGCGATATGGTCTGGAAGTGA